In Thermorudis peleae, a genomic segment contains:
- the lysS gene encoding lysine--tRNA ligase, translated as MPLNDQQQQRLAKLQALRQQGVDPYPPRATRTHTTQAAIARFLEREPALQGAPDPEGISVVGRLTAIRDMGKLVFCHIRDGYGALQLYLRQDVLGSEQFAWFKRYLDLNDFVEAHGHLFRTRTGEITLQVTSIRLLSKALQPPPDKWHGLSDVETRYRQRYVDLLANEETRQLFVTRTRIISAIRRFLDERGFLEVETPTLQPLYGGAAARPFTTHYHALDQTFYLRISDELYLKRLLVGGYERVYEICKDFRNEGIDSRHSPEFTMLEFYMAYADYQEVMNLCEELILAAADAALGQRQIQWGETTIDLSPPWRRMTLREALREATGIDFLEVTEQETLYERARALGADVTPTTVWPRIIDELLKTFVRPRLIAPTFLYDYPVALSPLAKRKPEDPRLVERFQLFIGGMELANAYSELNDPLDQLARFLEQARDRARGDEEAMPIDEDYVNALMYGMPPTGGFGLGIDRLVMLFTNQQAIREVILFPQLRVKPTPLGLTEALTPYIAEETSINTG; from the coding sequence ATGCCACTGAACGACCAGCAGCAGCAACGGCTTGCAAAGCTCCAGGCTTTACGCCAACAGGGAGTCGACCCTTATCCCCCGCGAGCAACGCGAACACACACAACGCAAGCAGCCATCGCTCGCTTTCTCGAGCGCGAGCCAGCACTCCAGGGGGCGCCCGACCCCGAGGGCATTAGCGTTGTCGGAAGGCTCACTGCAATCCGGGACATGGGGAAACTCGTTTTCTGCCACATTCGCGATGGCTATGGCGCTCTCCAACTCTATCTCCGCCAGGATGTGCTGGGCAGCGAGCAATTTGCCTGGTTTAAGCGGTATCTGGACCTCAATGACTTTGTTGAGGCCCATGGTCACCTGTTTCGTACCCGCACCGGTGAAATTACCCTCCAGGTAACCAGCATCCGCTTGTTGAGCAAGGCATTGCAACCTCCGCCTGACAAATGGCATGGGCTCAGTGATGTTGAAACCCGATATCGACAACGGTACGTTGATCTGTTAGCGAATGAAGAAACACGGCAACTTTTCGTCACACGCACGCGGATCATTAGCGCGATCCGTCGGTTTCTTGACGAGCGCGGCTTCCTGGAGGTTGAAACGCCAACATTACAGCCCCTCTATGGAGGAGCCGCAGCTCGTCCATTTACAACCCACTACCATGCACTTGATCAAACCTTTTATCTTCGGATTTCCGACGAACTGTATCTGAAGCGCCTTCTTGTCGGCGGGTACGAGCGGGTCTACGAGATCTGCAAAGATTTCCGGAATGAGGGCATCGATTCACGGCATTCGCCCGAATTCACCATGCTCGAGTTCTACATGGCCTATGCCGATTATCAAGAAGTGATGAACCTCTGTGAGGAGCTTATTCTTGCTGCCGCCGATGCTGCACTTGGGCAACGACAGATTCAATGGGGCGAGACGACAATTGACCTCTCACCTCCATGGCGGCGGATGACACTGCGTGAGGCATTGCGCGAAGCCACCGGCATCGATTTCCTTGAGGTTACTGAGCAAGAGACACTCTACGAGCGAGCACGAGCGTTAGGTGCTGACGTGACTCCCACAACGGTCTGGCCACGAATCATTGATGAATTGCTCAAGACATTCGTCCGACCACGGCTTATCGCACCAACGTTTCTTTATGACTACCCTGTCGCGCTTTCTCCACTCGCGAAGCGTAAGCCCGAAGATCCTCGACTCGTCGAGCGTTTCCAGTTGTTCATTGGCGGGATGGAACTCGCGAACGCATACTCCGAGCTCAATGACCCACTTGACCAACTGGCCCGGTTCCTCGAGCAGGCACGGGATCGCGCCCGCGGCGACGAGGAAGCGATGCCAATTGACGAAGATTATGTCAATGCACTGATGTACGGCATGCCCCCGACGGGGGGTTTTGGCCTCGGCATCGACCGACTCGTCATGCTCTTCACCAACCAACAAGCGATCCGCGAGGTCATTTTGTTCCCACAACTCCGCGTGAAGCCAACGCCGCTAGGACTTACCGAAGCCCTTACCCCGTATATCGCGGAAGAAACTTCAATCAACACTGGCTAG
- a CDS encoding AI-2E family transporter, whose product MIERVQPRPQHDLSPPSSPWRTPRFWRGVMVALAVGLVGWMLWRARGALIPFAIGALIVYLLAPLVARIEQQLPFAQRSPGLARTIAILVSYLLFFGGLALAGYILVPPLLEQAIQFVTNFPDYLRSLLQAVPHLSARLEQGLPPRLQIQIERQVESLVGVLFSITRPALLATVTAVSALFGFFSALVLLPFWIFYALRHERQALHWFYGLWPVQWQDDVRAIVHIIDRTFGAYIRGQLFLGVVIGTATGLAMWAIGLAQPLVLGLIAGVLELVPLLGPILSFLVIAVVALATDADKLFAVAIAFIVIQQLENNLLVPRVQGRAVQFNPAIVMLLLVIGGAIWGLLGTLLVVPIAAACRDVYRYLYRRLREAELASHSNARQLD is encoded by the coding sequence ATGATCGAGCGCGTTCAACCTCGTCCACAACACGACCTTTCACCACCTTCTTCTCCTTGGCGGACGCCGCGCTTCTGGCGTGGCGTGATGGTTGCGCTCGCTGTCGGCCTTGTTGGCTGGATGCTATGGCGCGCGCGGGGAGCATTGATTCCCTTTGCGATTGGTGCACTCATCGTGTACCTTCTTGCCCCGCTCGTCGCGCGCATTGAACAGCAGCTTCCCTTTGCACAGCGCTCTCCGGGCCTGGCTCGAACCATTGCGATCCTAGTGAGCTATTTGCTCTTCTTCGGTGGACTTGCTCTGGCCGGCTATATTCTTGTGCCACCGCTCCTGGAGCAGGCGATCCAGTTCGTGACAAATTTTCCCGACTATCTCCGCAGTCTTCTCCAAGCAGTACCGCACCTTTCTGCTCGGCTCGAGCAGGGCTTGCCGCCACGTTTGCAAATACAAATCGAACGTCAGGTTGAGAGCTTGGTTGGGGTACTCTTTTCGATAACGCGTCCAGCGCTCCTGGCAACGGTTACGGCTGTCAGCGCGCTCTTCGGGTTTTTCTCTGCGCTGGTGCTGCTCCCCTTCTGGATCTTCTATGCTCTCCGGCACGAACGCCAGGCACTTCACTGGTTTTATGGTCTCTGGCCGGTGCAGTGGCAGGATGATGTGCGTGCCATTGTCCACATTATTGATCGAACATTTGGCGCCTATATTCGTGGTCAACTTTTCCTTGGTGTGGTGATTGGCACAGCGACTGGCCTTGCAATGTGGGCGATTGGCTTGGCGCAACCGCTTGTCCTTGGACTTATTGCTGGTGTGCTCGAGCTCGTGCCATTGCTTGGCCCGATTTTGTCTTTCCTCGTGATCGCCGTCGTTGCACTCGCCACTGATGCCGACAAACTCTTTGCTGTCGCGATTGCGTTTATCGTTATCCAGCAACTTGAGAACAACTTGCTCGTTCCGCGCGTTCAGGGACGCGCTGTGCAATTCAATCCGGCGATCGTCATGCTGTTGCTCGTGATCGGCGGCGCGATTTGGGGCTTACTTGGAACGCTGTTAGTTGTCCCGATTGCCGCTGCTTGTCGTGATGTCTATCGATATCTTTACCGCCGACTGCGCGAAGCCGAACTGGCAAGTCACTCGAATGCGCGGCAGTTGGACTAG
- a CDS encoding extracellular solute-binding protein, whose protein sequence is MNALTRRRLLQWAAATAATGLLASCGGGGATPTPAPQSGGGAQASPTVAATSAAATPTKAASTAAATPTVITTSQAKGTGTLKILQWSHFVPDYDKWFDQYVQKWAQQNNVTVVSDHINYADIPARAAAEVSAQSGHDLFAFGFPPAQYETEVVPLNDLVSQLKQKYGDPYPLYERSCHNPKTDKWFAFMDFWAVDPILYRTDLFQQVGGNPDTWEGILEAGRKLKPKGTPIGIGFSPEIDTGMAMRTIMWGFGASIQDANGNIVLDSPETRDALKFAASLFKDAETEEVLAWDASSNNRLLASGRGALILNAISALRTIESTYPDLAKNVGVAKTPAGPKDRRGSAHWLNCFVIWKFSPNVDLAKKFLLDLVDNYKEAFTASRFYNVPSFPKAVPDWQEQVKNDPKATPPDKYAVLATAPDWTVNIGYPGYMNAAEAEIFDRWIINDMFTKVATGKASVDDAISTAVQQIKDIFNKWKQRGLL, encoded by the coding sequence ATGAATGCCTTGACCCGACGACGGCTCCTTCAGTGGGCTGCGGCAACCGCTGCTACCGGCTTGCTTGCAAGCTGCGGTGGTGGTGGGGCGACGCCGACACCTGCACCGCAATCAGGCGGTGGCGCACAGGCAAGTCCAACCGTAGCAGCGACATCGGCCGCTGCAACTCCAACGAAAGCCGCAAGCACCGCGGCAGCAACACCGACGGTAATAACTACTTCGCAGGCTAAAGGCACTGGTACGCTCAAGATTCTTCAGTGGAGTCACTTTGTGCCCGATTATGATAAATGGTTTGATCAGTACGTCCAGAAATGGGCCCAGCAAAATAATGTGACAGTCGTCTCTGACCATATTAACTATGCCGACATTCCGGCCCGTGCGGCAGCGGAAGTTTCAGCGCAAAGTGGGCATGATCTCTTTGCGTTTGGCTTCCCACCGGCCCAGTACGAAACAGAGGTTGTGCCACTCAACGACCTTGTCAGCCAATTGAAGCAGAAATATGGGGATCCTTATCCTCTCTACGAACGCTCCTGTCATAATCCGAAGACCGATAAATGGTTTGCCTTCATGGACTTCTGGGCCGTCGACCCGATTCTGTACCGGACCGATCTCTTCCAGCAGGTCGGCGGTAACCCTGACACCTGGGAAGGTATCCTCGAAGCTGGCCGCAAGCTCAAGCCAAAGGGCACGCCGATCGGCATTGGTTTCTCTCCCGAAATTGATACTGGCATGGCAATGCGCACTATCATGTGGGGCTTCGGCGCGTCGATTCAGGATGCGAATGGAAACATCGTGCTTGACTCTCCGGAAACCCGCGATGCACTCAAGTTTGCCGCCTCACTCTTCAAAGATGCCGAAACGGAAGAAGTGTTGGCCTGGGATGCATCATCCAATAACCGCTTGCTTGCCTCGGGACGTGGCGCCCTAATTCTCAACGCGATCTCGGCTCTCCGGACGATTGAGAGCACATATCCTGACTTAGCGAAGAACGTCGGTGTTGCGAAGACCCCTGCTGGCCCGAAGGATCGTCGTGGCTCAGCCCACTGGTTGAACTGCTTCGTTATCTGGAAGTTTTCGCCAAATGTTGACCTGGCCAAGAAGTTTTTGCTGGATCTGGTTGATAACTATAAGGAAGCATTTACCGCAAGTCGTTTCTATAATGTTCCATCGTTCCCCAAGGCTGTGCCCGATTGGCAGGAGCAAGTGAAGAATGATCCGAAGGCGACACCACCCGATAAGTACGCTGTACTTGCTACGGCTCCTGACTGGACCGTTAACATCGGCTACCCGGGCTACATGAATGCGGCTGAAGCGGAGATTTTTGACCGCTGGATTATCAACGACATGTTTACCAAAGTTGCCACGGGCAAGGCGAGTGTCGATGATGCGATCAGCACTGCCGTGCAACAGATTAAAGATATCTTCAACAAGTGGAAGCAGCGTGGGCTTCTCTAA
- a CDS encoding carbohydrate ABC transporter permease, producing MSTAQARPQAPAHPLRWYVLRLIVVAVLAVFLVQALFPFVWMAITAFKRDSDLYNPTHNPFFFNEPPTLRQFSILFHETKFSHWVVNTAWIGLLTVIITLALSVPAGYALARLRGRLGQQLAIAIFLTYLIPPTLLFLPLSQVVSWLKLQDNDWALVLTYPSLSVPFCVWLLMGFFRSLPQELEEAALVDGAGRLSAFTRVLLPLALPGLLTVVIFTLTVAVNEFIYALTFVSISDLKTVSVGVPTDLIRGDVFFWGAIMASALVVSLPVALLYNAFLDRFVEGLTAGALR from the coding sequence ATGAGCACGGCTCAAGCGCGGCCGCAAGCACCTGCTCATCCCTTGCGGTGGTACGTACTGCGACTGATTGTGGTTGCTGTTCTCGCCGTCTTTCTCGTGCAAGCACTGTTTCCTTTCGTCTGGATGGCAATTACGGCATTTAAGCGTGATAGTGACCTCTACAACCCAACGCATAATCCGTTCTTCTTCAATGAGCCACCGACGCTTCGTCAATTCTCAATTCTCTTTCATGAGACGAAGTTCAGCCATTGGGTTGTGAATACTGCCTGGATTGGACTGCTTACTGTTATCATTACCCTTGCGCTCAGCGTTCCAGCCGGATACGCCCTTGCACGCTTGCGGGGACGGCTTGGTCAGCAACTGGCGATTGCCATTTTCTTAACGTATCTCATTCCACCAACCCTGCTCTTCCTGCCACTCTCTCAGGTTGTGAGCTGGCTCAAGCTTCAAGATAATGATTGGGCTCTCGTCTTGACCTATCCAAGCCTCAGCGTGCCGTTCTGTGTCTGGCTGCTCATGGGATTCTTCCGTTCTCTCCCGCAGGAGCTTGAGGAAGCTGCGCTCGTTGATGGGGCTGGGCGGCTTTCCGCATTTACTCGCGTGCTTCTACCGCTCGCGCTGCCGGGACTCCTGACCGTCGTGATCTTCACGCTCACGGTTGCGGTGAACGAGTTCATCTACGCGCTTACATTCGTTTCGATTTCCGACTTGAAAACCGTGAGTGTTGGTGTGCCGACGGACCTGATTCGTGGTGACGTCTTCTTCTGGGGCGCGATCATGGCCTCAGCACTCGTGGTCAGTCTCCCAGTCGCCTTGCTCTACAACGCGTTTTTGGATCGCTTTGTCGAAGGGCTGACGGCTGGGGCACTGCGGTAA
- a CDS encoding carbohydrate ABC transporter permease, translated as MAKPVSETAVPLIRPEAAVARPKRAIPWEFWLLLPAVIYIFLLIGFPLILSIYYSLSHISVGRRDFSFAGLANFRAILHDGIFLQALRNTVLITIAVLVIVLILATILATILAARFRGRAVVRYLLLLPWAAPVVMSTIAWKWIFDSQYSVINWVLRQLHIIGPYEFPQWLGVPKLAIISIIMVQVWRILPFATVITLAGVNAVPKELLEAALVDGAGFFTRLFQITLPMIRPIIGVAVLFTALFTFTDMAVVWILTRGGPYNSSHVLASWAFQVGIVAGDLAQGAAIALFMLPVLAAVAVWVLRLASREVTE; from the coding sequence GTGGCAAAGCCGGTGAGTGAAACGGCGGTGCCGCTTATTCGGCCAGAAGCTGCAGTTGCCCGGCCAAAGCGCGCGATCCCCTGGGAATTCTGGCTTCTTCTTCCTGCGGTCATCTATATCTTTCTCTTAATTGGCTTTCCCCTCATTCTTTCAATCTATTACAGCCTCAGTCATATTTCCGTGGGTCGGCGAGATTTCTCTTTCGCCGGTCTGGCTAACTTCCGCGCTATTCTTCATGATGGCATTTTTCTCCAAGCGCTTCGCAATACCGTACTGATTACGATAGCTGTGCTTGTCATCGTACTTATTTTGGCGACGATTCTCGCCACCATCTTGGCAGCGCGGTTCCGAGGGAGGGCCGTTGTCCGGTATCTGTTGCTCTTACCTTGGGCTGCTCCAGTCGTGATGAGCACGATCGCATGGAAATGGATTTTTGACTCGCAGTACAGCGTGATTAACTGGGTGCTTCGCCAGTTGCATATTATCGGCCCGTATGAATTTCCGCAGTGGCTTGGTGTTCCCAAACTCGCAATTATTTCCATTATTATGGTTCAGGTCTGGCGCATCTTGCCGTTCGCTACCGTCATTACCCTTGCAGGAGTCAATGCCGTACCGAAAGAGTTACTTGAGGCGGCGTTGGTTGATGGTGCCGGCTTTTTTACACGGCTCTTTCAGATTACCTTGCCGATGATTCGCCCGATCATCGGCGTCGCCGTGCTGTTCACTGCACTTTTTACCTTCACTGATATGGCTGTGGTGTGGATCTTGACACGTGGCGGTCCCTATAATTCCAGTCACGTCCTTGCAAGTTGGGCATTTCAAGTGGGTATCGTCGCCGGTGACCTTGCTCAGGGTGCTGCCATTGCCTTGTTTATGCTCCCTGTTCTTGCTGCAGTCGCTGTCTGGGTGCTGCGTCTTGCCAGCCGGGAGGTGACCGAATGA
- the accD gene encoding acetyl-CoA carboxylase, carboxyltransferase subunit beta — translation MSQAEQQAASTAVTDVAPQCPKCGADLSNDETYARYRVCGACGHHFTLSADERIRLLVDPGSFQEFNRHLVSVDPLVFSDRLPYRKRILQAREQTGLREAVVTGIARIRGHEVVLAVLDFRFLGGSMGSVVGEKITLAFERAAERRLPIITVAASGGARMQEGILSLVQMAKTTAAAKRAHDSNVPYISVLTHPTTGGIYASFANQGDIILAEPGALIGFAGPRVVKETAHTEPVRSHSAEFLLEHGFVDQVVDRRRLRDTIALILRLLQARAELPERTTASPIPQERPTRRAWEVVQLARRPDRPTTLDYIRRISPQFVELHGDRLYGDDPAIVGGIGEIAGHGVIIIGHERGHGDPIRRNGQALPEGYRKAIRLFALASRLRLPVLTFIDTPGAYLGEGAEERGIASAISESIAAMTLLPVPTIAVIIGEGGSGGALALAVADRVLMQEHTIYSVISPEGAAAILYRDAARAPEVAESLKITAADLKRFDVIDDIVPEPEGGAHRDPDYAAALLLDAIVRHLGQLVDQPPERLIRERWRKFRRMGQTNTYLRELVTQEVSELSALVSRTFGSLRERLPFTHDDTEEHLVTPS, via the coding sequence GTGAGCCAGGCAGAGCAGCAGGCAGCCAGCACCGCAGTCACCGACGTTGCACCGCAGTGTCCCAAGTGCGGTGCTGATCTGTCCAACGATGAGACCTATGCCCGCTATCGGGTATGTGGAGCATGTGGTCACCACTTTACCCTTTCTGCCGATGAACGTATCCGCTTGCTCGTTGATCCTGGGTCGTTTCAGGAATTTAACCGTCATCTTGTCTCGGTTGATCCGCTGGTCTTCTCTGATCGACTCCCGTACCGTAAGCGAATTCTCCAAGCCCGCGAGCAAACTGGCTTGCGCGAAGCCGTGGTAACGGGGATTGCACGGATTCGTGGGCATGAGGTTGTGCTGGCTGTGCTTGATTTTCGCTTTCTTGGCGGGAGCATGGGCTCCGTCGTTGGTGAGAAAATTACACTCGCCTTTGAACGTGCCGCGGAGCGACGTCTGCCAATTATCACTGTCGCTGCATCAGGTGGGGCTCGGATGCAGGAAGGCATCCTGAGCCTTGTTCAGATGGCGAAGACAACGGCGGCCGCCAAGCGTGCCCATGATTCGAACGTACCCTATATCTCTGTGTTGACGCATCCGACCACTGGTGGCATCTATGCCTCTTTCGCCAACCAGGGCGACATCATTCTTGCTGAACCCGGTGCGCTCATCGGCTTTGCTGGTCCGCGCGTTGTGAAGGAAACCGCGCATACGGAACCGGTGCGTTCGCATTCCGCGGAGTTCTTGCTGGAGCATGGCTTTGTTGACCAGGTGGTTGATCGTCGTCGTCTGCGTGACACCATCGCCCTGATCCTTCGCCTTCTTCAGGCGCGTGCTGAACTGCCTGAGCGGACAACGGCCTCGCCAATACCACAGGAGCGTCCTACTCGCCGGGCGTGGGAGGTTGTCCAGCTTGCACGTCGACCAGATCGCCCCACCACGCTTGACTATATTCGCCGAATTAGCCCGCAATTCGTTGAACTCCACGGTGACCGCCTCTATGGCGATGACCCGGCTATTGTCGGCGGGATCGGCGAAATTGCTGGCCATGGCGTCATCATCATTGGCCATGAGCGAGGTCATGGTGACCCAATCCGTCGGAATGGGCAAGCATTGCCGGAAGGCTACCGCAAGGCAATTCGTCTCTTTGCGCTCGCGTCCCGACTGCGTCTTCCCGTGCTTACGTTCATTGATACACCGGGCGCTTACTTGGGTGAAGGTGCTGAAGAGCGGGGAATTGCAAGTGCGATTAGCGAATCGATTGCGGCGATGACCTTACTACCAGTGCCGACAATTGCCGTCATTATCGGTGAAGGCGGCAGTGGCGGTGCGCTTGCCCTTGCTGTCGCGGATCGGGTGCTCATGCAAGAGCATACGATTTATAGTGTGATCTCTCCTGAAGGGGCTGCGGCGATCCTCTATCGCGATGCCGCGCGGGCTCCTGAGGTTGCTGAATCACTCAAGATTACGGCGGCTGACCTGAAACGCTTCGATGTTATTGACGATATCGTCCCTGAGCCAGAAGGCGGCGCGCACCGAGATCCGGACTATGCAGCTGCGCTCTTACTCGACGCGATTGTCCGGCATCTTGGTCAGCTGGTTGATCAGCCGCCTGAACGGCTTATCCGCGAGCGCTGGCGGAAGTTCCGCCGCATGGGACAAACCAACACCTATTTACGCGAGTTAGTCACGCAAGAAGTGAGTGAGTTAAGCGCGCTTGTCAGCCGAACCTTTGGCTCGCTTCGTGAGCGACTCCCATTTACCCATGATGACACCGAGGAACACCTGGTTACTCCATCATAG